The segment GATCTCGAGCGCCGCGATCGCGAGGATGGTGATCAGCACCGCGTCGAGCACCGGCCGCCGCCGCGCGCCGATGATCATCGCGCCGAGCAGCGCGAGCAGGCTGCCGAACAGCTCATACTTCATCGTCCACAGCGCCGAGTTGTACTGGCTGACGCCGCTCGCGAAGAGGTGCAACGCGTCCTTCGCCGCGCCCGTCAGGCCGGGTTCGGGCCAGGGCGCCCAATATTTGATGCCGCCGCTGCGATCGAGCCATTCCGATCCGCTGACCTGCGCGGCCTCCTGCGTCGGCAGCAGCCCGGCGGCGAACAGCAGGAAGGGCAGCAGCGTGCCGATCAGGGTGAGCGGCAGCAGGCGGGGCAGGCGCTTCGCCATCGCCGCCAGCGCGCGGCTGCGCGGCGTGCCGGAGACGAGGCCCTTGGTCAGCACGAAGCTCGACAGCACGAAGAAGATCGCGACCATGAAATGGCCGTTGACGATCGCCAGCAGGAAGGGGCGTTCGGCGATCAGCCCGGCCTGGTCCATCGCGACGGGGGCCCGGCCCGGCGGGACATAGGCGAGCAGGAAATGATAGAGCGCGACCGCCAGCGCGGCATAGCCGCGGAGCATGTCGACATCACGATATTTCGCGGGCGCACCTCGGGTCACTACCGGCTCCATGGGCGGTTCGCGACGGGGGCCGCCCCGATAGCGCGAAGCCGTGGCGAAGGCGCGGGCATCGGGACGGGACGGGCGGAAAACGCCGTGAACGCGGTCGCGGCGCCGGCCTGATCGGCTAAGATGTGCGCGGGCGGCGACGACGGGGGACAACGGCATGGAGACCGTCCGACCCGATGCGCCCGATCGATCCCGCCACGCTCGCCGGCGAGCATTTCGACACCGTCGTCGTCGGATCGGGCTTCGGCGCGGCCTTCTTCGTCCACAAGCTGCTCGAACGGCGGCCCGGCAGGATATTGATCGTCGAATGGGGCCGGCACCATCCGCACGACTGGCAGGTGGCGCACGGCGCGAACAGCGCGCTGCCCGCCGACCGGACCTACCGATCCGACAATCCCAAGCCCTGGCATTACACGGTGGCGCTGGGCGGCGGCACCAATTGCTGGTTCGGCCAGGCGCCGCGCTTCCACCCGTCCGACTTCAAGCTGCGCAGCCGCTACGGCGTCGGCAACGACTGGCCGATCGACTATGCCGACCTCGAACCCTATTATGGCGAGGCCGAGGCGATCATGGCGAT is part of the Rhizorhabdus wittichii RW1 genome and harbors:
- a CDS encoding acyltransferase 3 (PFAM: acyltransferase 3), translated to MPLSPVVAARAHLSRSGRRRDRVHGVFRPSRPDARAFATASRYRGGPRREPPMEPVVTRGAPAKYRDVDMLRGYAALAVALYHFLLAYVPPGRAPVAMDQAGLIAERPFLLAIVNGHFMVAIFFVLSSFVLTKGLVSGTPRSRALAAMAKRLPRLLPLTLIGTLLPFLLFAAGLLPTQEAAQVSGSEWLDRSGGIKYWAPWPEPGLTGAAKDALHLFASGVSQYNSALWTMKYELFGSLLALLGAMIIGARRRPVLDAVLITILAIAALEIHALCAICVTTVYVAKYLLDRPADIGPAPAAALIAAGLLLGSTFKSIPPSMITDDWMWTQVQRLDWIVHGIGATALLLGMRGLARLREADWWIGRQLGRLSFAIYVIHVPLQSAIGSQMMLALGHRPVPVIAAFFLSMTVIFMMAAGVARIDELWVARLNRVFAPRPRPAGQAAAASSTDAASLSAAGADAASTTALRRAGKAKRDTATSTPRPR